In the genome of Mycobacterium kansasii ATCC 12478, one region contains:
- the pstS gene encoding phosphate ABC transporter substrate-binding protein PstS: protein MKFPRSGRTRAALSLLLVSTLVLAACGGRSGNTSSSTGSSTPSVPVDCGGKKKLLAAGSTAQKNAIEQFVYAYIHACPGHTLDYNANGSGAGMKLFLGNQTDLAGSDSPMDPAKGEPDKAAARCGSEAWDLPVVFGPIAVTYNINGVSTLKLDGPTLARIFNGAISKWDDPAITALNSGTSLPSTPIHVVFRSDQSGTTDNFQKYLDAASNGAWGKGTGQTFNGGVGEGAAGNDGTSQALKRTDGSITYNEWSYAVGHQLNMAQIITSAGPDPVTITAETVGKTIAGATFKGQGNDLVVDTSSFYRPTKAGAYPIVLVTYEIVCSKYPDAPTGAAVKAFMQATIGDGQIGLDEYGYIPLPSSFQSKLIPVVNAIA, encoded by the coding sequence GTGAAGTTCCCCCGATCTGGACGAACTCGAGCCGCGCTGAGCCTGCTACTGGTCAGCACTCTGGTCTTGGCAGCCTGCGGCGGTCGTTCCGGTAACACGTCGTCGTCGACCGGATCCAGCACCCCCAGTGTCCCGGTGGACTGCGGCGGTAAGAAGAAGCTCCTGGCGGCGGGTTCGACAGCACAAAAGAACGCGATCGAACAGTTCGTGTATGCCTACATTCATGCCTGCCCCGGCCACACGCTGGACTACAACGCGAATGGCTCGGGCGCCGGCATGAAGCTTTTCCTGGGCAACCAGACCGATCTGGCGGGCTCCGATTCCCCGATGGATCCGGCGAAAGGCGAGCCCGACAAAGCCGCGGCACGCTGCGGGTCGGAAGCGTGGGACCTGCCGGTGGTCTTCGGCCCGATCGCGGTCACCTACAACATCAACGGGGTCAGCACGCTCAAATTGGACGGCCCCACCTTGGCGAGGATCTTCAACGGCGCCATCAGCAAATGGGACGACCCGGCGATCACCGCCCTCAACTCGGGTACCAGTCTGCCATCGACACCCATTCACGTCGTCTTCCGCAGCGACCAGTCCGGCACCACGGACAACTTCCAGAAATACCTCGACGCCGCTTCCAACGGCGCGTGGGGCAAAGGCACCGGCCAAACATTCAACGGAGGTGTCGGCGAAGGCGCCGCGGGCAATGACGGCACGTCTCAGGCGCTGAAGCGAACCGACGGCTCGATCACCTACAACGAGTGGTCCTACGCGGTGGGTCATCAACTGAACATGGCCCAGATCATTACCTCGGCCGGCCCGGATCCGGTGACGATCACCGCCGAGACCGTCGGCAAGACCATCGCCGGGGCCACGTTCAAGGGTCAGGGCAACGACTTGGTGGTGGACACGTCCTCGTTCTATCGGCCCACCAAGGCCGGTGCCTACCCGATCGTGCTGGTGACTTACGAGATCGTCTGCTCGAAATATCCCGACGCACCCACCGGTGCCGCCGTAAAAGCGTTTATGCAGGCCACAATTGGCGACGGCCAGATCGGTTTGGACGAGTACGGGTATATTCCGCTGCCGAGTTCGTTCCAATCGAAATTGATCCCGGTGGTCAACGCCATTGCATGA
- a CDS encoding serine/threonine-protein kinase PknD — MSETEPGSRVGSRFGPYHLVRLIGRGGMGEVYEAEDTRKHRIVALKLISTQYSENPVFRARMQREADTAGRLTEPHIVPIHDYGEIDGQFYVEMRLIDGVSLRTLLTQYGPLAPARAVAIVRQVAAALDAAHTTGVTHRDVKPENILVAANDFAYLVDFGIARAAHDPGLTQSGMAVGTYNYMAPERFTADDITYRADIYALACVLGECLTGAPPYRTDSVERLIAAHLMEPPPRPSVLRPGRVPPALDEVIAKGMAKNPQERYMSAGDLAIAAHDALTMPEQRQEATILERGDNATLIANAGFGGAWTNYTGAGPQPQPQPQPQPQPPPPIAPRPQYPTENETAVRPVPSGLQGWRSKPHSSDQQTQAAPIVTGTGWPSQPGLSPVGQGPVGQGAGSGGSPSFGPPSQSQPTRQPRNKRKTWTVAAVVAAVILVVAGISAFVATRPKGSTPPQGQVVLPFNGLNFRFSPGGVAVDDQGTVYVTNQTMYGRVVTLPADSSTPTVKPFNGLYEPQGLAVDGSGTIYVSDFNNRVVSLAAGSNRQVELPFSGLNYPEGIAVDAQGSVYVADRGNNRVVKLAAGSTSQTVLPFNGLKNPDGVAVDADGNVYVTDTDNNRVVKLEAGTSNQSVLPFTGLTAPWGITVDGAGNVYVTEHDNNAVAKLPAGATASTELPFTGLNTPLSVAVDKKGNVYVADRGNGRVLKLAQGS, encoded by the coding sequence GTGAGCGAGACCGAGCCGGGTTCGCGGGTTGGGTCGCGCTTCGGGCCTTACCACTTGGTGCGGTTGATCGGACGCGGCGGCATGGGCGAGGTTTACGAGGCCGAGGACACTCGCAAGCACCGCATCGTGGCGCTGAAGCTGATTTCGACGCAGTACTCCGAGAACCCGGTGTTTCGCGCGCGGATGCAGCGTGAGGCCGACACCGCGGGACGGCTGACGGAACCGCACATCGTGCCGATCCACGACTACGGCGAGATCGACGGCCAGTTCTATGTGGAGATGCGGCTCATCGACGGAGTATCCCTGCGCACGTTGCTCACCCAGTACGGTCCGCTCGCCCCGGCACGGGCAGTGGCCATCGTGCGGCAAGTAGCCGCGGCACTCGACGCGGCGCACACCACCGGGGTCACCCACCGCGACGTCAAGCCCGAGAACATCCTGGTCGCTGCCAACGACTTCGCCTATCTGGTTGATTTCGGCATCGCACGTGCTGCCCACGACCCGGGACTGACCCAGAGCGGGATGGCCGTGGGAACCTACAACTACATGGCCCCGGAACGATTCACCGCCGACGACATCACCTACCGCGCCGACATCTACGCGCTGGCTTGCGTTTTGGGGGAATGCTTGACCGGGGCGCCCCCCTATCGGACCGACAGCGTCGAACGATTGATCGCCGCACACCTCATGGAGCCGCCGCCACGGCCCAGCGTGCTACGACCCGGCAGAGTTCCGCCGGCTCTGGACGAGGTGATCGCCAAGGGCATGGCGAAGAATCCCCAGGAGCGCTACATGAGCGCGGGAGACCTGGCGATCGCCGCCCACGATGCGCTCACCATGCCCGAGCAGCGTCAGGAAGCGACCATCCTGGAGCGGGGCGACAACGCGACGCTGATCGCCAATGCGGGTTTCGGCGGCGCCTGGACCAACTACACCGGCGCGGGTCCCCAGCCCCAGCCCCAGCCTCAACCCCAACCACAGCCCCCGCCGCCGATCGCTCCTCGACCGCAGTACCCCACCGAAAACGAGACCGCGGTCCGGCCGGTGCCGTCCGGCCTCCAGGGATGGCGGTCTAAACCACACAGTTCCGACCAACAGACCCAGGCTGCCCCCATCGTCACCGGCACCGGTTGGCCCAGCCAGCCCGGGCTGTCCCCCGTCGGCCAGGGGCCCGTCGGCCAGGGTGCCGGTTCCGGGGGCTCACCGTCGTTCGGCCCGCCGTCGCAATCTCAACCCACGCGCCAGCCGCGCAACAAGCGCAAGACGTGGACCGTCGCGGCCGTCGTCGCGGCCGTCATCCTGGTGGTGGCCGGCATCAGCGCATTCGTGGCCACCAGACCGAAAGGCTCGACACCGCCGCAGGGTCAGGTGGTGCTGCCCTTCAACGGGCTCAACTTCCGCTTCTCCCCGGGCGGGGTCGCGGTCGACGACCAGGGCACCGTTTACGTCACCAACCAGACCATGTACGGCCGGGTGGTGACGTTGCCGGCGGACTCCAGCACGCCGACCGTCAAACCGTTCAACGGGCTGTACGAGCCGCAGGGCCTGGCCGTCGACGGCTCCGGCACCATCTACGTCAGTGATTTCAACAACCGGGTGGTGTCGTTGGCGGCCGGGTCGAATCGCCAGGTCGAGCTGCCCTTCAGCGGACTCAACTATCCCGAGGGCATCGCAGTGGACGCTCAGGGCAGTGTGTACGTCGCCGACCGGGGCAACAACAGGGTGGTGAAGTTGGCGGCGGGCTCGACCAGCCAGACGGTGCTGCCGTTCAACGGCCTGAAGAACCCCGACGGTGTGGCCGTGGACGCCGACGGGAATGTGTATGTCACCGACACCGACAACAATCGGGTGGTAAAGCTGGAAGCCGGCACCAGCAATCAATCGGTACTGCCGTTCACCGGCCTCACCGCGCCGTGGGGTATCACCGTGGACGGTGCCGGCAACGTCTACGTCACCGAACACGACAACAACGCGGTGGCCAAGCTGCCGGCCGGCGCAACCGCTTCCACCGAACTGCCGTTCACCGGCCTCAACACCCCGCTGTCGGTTGCGGTCGACAAGAAGGGCAACGTCTACGTCGCCGACCGCGGCAACGGCAGGGTGCTCAAACTCGCCCAGGGCTCATAG
- the pstA gene encoding phosphate ABC transporter permease PstA, with translation MSVDALDRPVKAVVFRPLSLARRIKNSLATVVFFSSFAIALVPLVWLLWVVIERGWYAIIRVDWWTHSLRGVLPEEFAGGVYHALYGTLVQAGVAAALAVPLGLMTAIYLVEYGTGRMARVTTFMVDVLAGVPSIVAALFIFSLWIATLGFQQSAFAVSLALVLLMLPVVVRSTEEMLRLVPDELREASYALGVPKWKTIVRIVVPIAMPGIVSGVLLALARIIGETAPVLVLVGYSRSINLDIFNGNMASLPLLIYTELTNPERAGFLRVWGAALTLIILVALINVVAAGIRFVSTRASTIGVIRAGLRLLVAR, from the coding sequence ATGAGCGTCGACGCCCTCGACCGGCCGGTCAAAGCGGTGGTGTTCCGTCCGCTGAGCCTGGCGCGACGGATCAAGAACAGCCTGGCGACCGTGGTGTTCTTCAGCTCGTTCGCCATCGCGTTGGTGCCACTGGTCTGGTTGTTGTGGGTAGTGATCGAGCGCGGCTGGTATGCCATCATCCGGGTGGACTGGTGGACTCATTCGCTGCGCGGCGTGCTGCCGGAGGAGTTCGCCGGGGGCGTGTACCACGCGCTCTACGGGACATTGGTACAGGCCGGGGTGGCGGCCGCGCTGGCCGTGCCGTTGGGCCTGATGACCGCGATCTACCTGGTCGAATACGGCACCGGCCGGATGGCGCGGGTGACCACGTTCATGGTCGACGTTCTTGCCGGGGTGCCCTCGATTGTGGCGGCGCTGTTCATCTTCAGTCTGTGGATCGCCACCCTGGGATTTCAGCAGAGCGCCTTCGCGGTGTCGTTGGCACTGGTTTTGTTGATGCTGCCGGTGGTGGTGCGCTCTACCGAGGAGATGCTGCGGTTGGTGCCCGACGAGCTGCGCGAAGCCAGTTATGCGTTGGGCGTTCCGAAATGGAAGACGATCGTGCGCATCGTCGTTCCGATCGCAATGCCGGGCATTGTGTCCGGTGTGCTGCTGGCGCTGGCGCGCATCATCGGCGAGACCGCCCCGGTGCTGGTGCTGGTCGGCTACAGCCGTTCGATCAACCTCGACATCTTCAACGGCAACATGGCCTCGCTGCCGTTGCTGATCTACACCGAACTCACCAACCCCGAACGCGCCGGCTTCCTGCGGGTGTGGGGTGCCGCGCTGACGCTGATCATCCTGGTGGCCTTGATCAATGTGGTCGCGGCGGGGATTCGCTTCGTGTCCACCCGTGCGTCGACGATCGGCGTGATCCGGGCGGGGCTTCGCCTCCTGGTCGCTCGGTAG
- the pstC gene encoding phosphate ABC transporter permease subunit PstC has protein sequence MVRGPLAKPALVEVDARASRRADRLFKLAASAAGLTIVVAIALIAVFLLLRAVPSLRANHVNFFTSAEFNTADDEKLAFGIRDLFMVTVLSSITALVLAVPVAVGIAVFLTQYAPRRLSRPFGAIVDLLAAVPSIVFGLWGIFVLAPKLEPVAGFLNRNLGWLFLFKKGNVSLAGGGTIFTAGIVLAVMILPIVTSVSREVFRQTPLIQIEAAQALGATKWEVVRMTVLPFGRSGVIAASMLGLGRALGETVAVLIILRSAARPGNWSLFDGGYTFASKIASAASEFSEPLPTGAYISAGFALFVLTFVVNAAARAVAGGKVNG, from the coding sequence GTGGTCCGAGGCCCGCTGGCCAAGCCTGCGCTGGTAGAGGTCGACGCGCGCGCGTCGCGGCGGGCGGACCGGTTGTTCAAGCTGGCGGCATCGGCCGCCGGTTTGACGATCGTGGTCGCAATCGCGCTGATCGCGGTATTCCTGTTGCTTCGTGCCGTGCCGTCGTTGCGCGCCAACCACGTGAATTTCTTCACCAGCGCCGAGTTCAACACGGCTGACGACGAGAAGTTGGCGTTCGGCATCCGCGACCTGTTCATGGTCACGGTGCTCAGTTCGATAACCGCGCTGGTGCTGGCCGTACCGGTTGCGGTCGGGATCGCGGTGTTCCTCACCCAATACGCGCCCAGAAGGTTGTCGCGTCCGTTCGGCGCGATAGTGGATCTGCTGGCCGCGGTGCCGTCGATCGTTTTCGGGTTGTGGGGAATCTTTGTGCTGGCGCCAAAGCTGGAGCCGGTCGCAGGTTTTCTCAACCGCAACCTTGGCTGGCTGTTCTTGTTCAAGAAGGGAAATGTGTCGCTGGCCGGTGGGGGCACCATATTCACCGCCGGGATCGTGTTGGCGGTGATGATCCTGCCGATCGTCACCTCGGTATCCCGCGAAGTGTTCCGTCAGACGCCGCTGATCCAGATCGAAGCGGCCCAGGCATTGGGCGCGACGAAATGGGAGGTGGTGCGGATGACCGTGCTGCCGTTCGGCCGCAGCGGCGTGATCGCCGCGTCGATGCTGGGGTTGGGGCGTGCGCTGGGCGAAACCGTGGCGGTGCTGATCATCTTGCGGTCGGCGGCGCGGCCCGGAAACTGGTCGTTGTTCGACGGCGGTTACACCTTTGCATCCAAGATCGCCTCCGCGGCGTCCGAGTTCAGCGAGCCGCTGCCGACCGGCGCCTACATCTCGGCCGGGTTCGCGCTGTTCGTCCTGACCTTCGTGGTTAACGCCGCCGCGCGTGCGGTGGCCGGCGGAAAGGTCAACGGATGA
- the pstS gene encoding phosphate ABC transporter substrate-binding protein PstS — translation MKLNGFGATLSILASGALLLSGCGSDNNASGGGSTAGQSSGNVNCGGKKTLKASGSTAQANAMTRFVKAFEEACPGQTLNYTGNGSGAGISEFNGNQTDFGGSDSPLSKDEAAAAQQRCGGSPAWNLPVVFGPIAVTYNISGVSSLNLDGPTLAKIFNGTITTWNDPAIQALNSGTNLPATPIHVVFRSDESGTTDNFQRYLDAASNGAWGKGAGKAFAGGVGEGAKGNDGTSAAVKGTEGSITYNEWSFAQAQHLNMAKIVTSAGPEAVAISAESVGKTIAGATIKGQGNDLVLDTMSFYRPTQPGSYPIVLATYEIVCSKYPDSQVGTAVKAFLQSTIGAGQNGLADNGYIPIPDGFKSRLSTAVNAIA, via the coding sequence TTGAAACTCAACGGATTTGGCGCCACGCTGAGTATCCTGGCTTCGGGCGCTCTGCTCTTGTCCGGGTGTGGCAGCGACAATAACGCCAGCGGGGGCGGCTCTACGGCGGGCCAATCGTCGGGCAATGTGAATTGCGGCGGGAAGAAGACACTCAAGGCCAGCGGGTCCACGGCCCAGGCCAACGCGATGACGCGCTTTGTCAAGGCATTCGAGGAAGCCTGCCCGGGTCAGACGCTCAACTACACGGGCAATGGTTCGGGTGCCGGAATCAGTGAATTCAACGGGAACCAAACCGATTTCGGTGGTTCGGATTCGCCGCTGAGCAAGGACGAAGCCGCGGCGGCGCAACAGCGCTGCGGCGGCTCGCCGGCGTGGAATCTGCCGGTGGTGTTCGGCCCGATCGCGGTCACCTACAACATCAGCGGGGTCAGTTCGTTGAACCTGGACGGTCCCACCCTGGCGAAGATCTTCAACGGCACCATCACCACCTGGAACGATCCGGCGATCCAGGCCCTCAACTCGGGCACCAACCTGCCCGCGACGCCCATACACGTGGTGTTCCGTAGCGACGAGTCCGGGACTACGGACAACTTCCAGCGCTACCTTGACGCCGCCTCCAACGGCGCATGGGGCAAGGGCGCCGGAAAGGCATTCGCGGGCGGTGTCGGCGAGGGCGCCAAGGGCAACGACGGCACGTCGGCCGCGGTGAAGGGCACCGAAGGGTCCATTACCTACAACGAGTGGTCGTTTGCTCAGGCGCAGCACCTGAACATGGCCAAGATCGTCACCTCGGCCGGTCCCGAAGCGGTGGCCATCAGCGCCGAGTCGGTCGGAAAGACGATCGCGGGAGCCACGATCAAGGGGCAGGGCAACGACCTGGTGCTGGACACGATGTCGTTCTACCGGCCGACGCAGCCCGGGTCCTATCCGATTGTGCTGGCGACCTACGAAATTGTCTGTTCCAAGTACCCTGACTCCCAAGTCGGTACCGCGGTGAAAGCGTTCCTGCAGTCGACCATCGGCGCCGGTCAGAATGGGCTGGCCGACAACGGCTATATCCCCATTCCGGACGGGTTCAAGTCGAGGTTGTCGACCGCGGTGAACGCCATCGCCTGA
- a CDS encoding SDR family oxidoreductase yields MILDRFRLDDQVAVITGGGRGLGAAIALAFAEAGADVVIASRTRSQLDEVAEGVRAIGRRAHVVAADLANPEVTAELAGQTVEAFGRLDIVVNNVGGTMPNMLLTTSTKDLKDAFTFNVATAHALTVAAVPLMLEHSGGGSIINITSTMGRLAGRGFAAYGTAKAALAHYTRLTALDLCPRIRVNAIAPGSILTSALDVVAANDELRAPMERATPLRRLGDPVDIAAAAVYLASPAGSFLTGKTLEVDGGLTHPNLDLPVPDL; encoded by the coding sequence GTGATCCTCGACAGGTTCCGCCTCGACGACCAGGTCGCCGTCATCACCGGCGGTGGCCGCGGCCTGGGTGCGGCTATCGCGTTGGCTTTCGCCGAGGCCGGCGCCGATGTGGTCATCGCCTCGCGAACGCGTTCCCAGCTGGACGAGGTCGCCGAAGGGGTGCGCGCCATCGGACGGCGCGCCCACGTCGTCGCCGCCGACCTGGCCAATCCCGAGGTCACCGCGGAGCTGGCCGGTCAGACGGTCGAGGCGTTCGGAAGACTGGACATCGTCGTCAACAACGTCGGCGGCACCATGCCGAACATGTTGCTGACCACCTCGACCAAGGACCTCAAGGACGCTTTCACCTTCAATGTCGCCACCGCCCACGCGCTGACCGTCGCGGCGGTGCCGCTGATGCTGGAGCACTCCGGCGGCGGCAGCATCATCAACATCACGTCGACCATGGGCCGGCTCGCCGGACGTGGTTTCGCCGCCTACGGCACCGCGAAGGCGGCCCTGGCCCACTACACGCGGCTGACGGCCTTGGATCTGTGTCCACGCATCCGGGTCAATGCGATCGCCCCGGGGTCGATCCTCACCTCCGCACTGGACGTGGTGGCCGCCAACGACGAACTGCGCGCGCCGATGGAACGGGCCACACCGCTGCGCCGGCTCGGCGATCCCGTCGACATCGCCGCCGCCGCAGTGTATTTGGCCTCGCCCGCGGGCAGCTTCCTGACCGGCAAGACGTTGGAGGTCGACGGCGGCCTCACCCACCCCAACCTCGACCTTCCCGTCCCGGATCTGTGA
- a CDS encoding diacylglycerol kinase: MPIPVVQLGTGNVGIHSLRALITNPAYELTGVWVSSEAKAGKDAAELAGFTKTTGVKASTDLDAVLASGPQCAVYNAMADNRLSEALDDYRRVLAAGVNIVGSGPVFLQYPWQVIPDELVKPLEDAAREGNSSLYVSGIDPGFANDLLPLALAGTCQSIEQIRCMEIVDYATYDSAVVMFDVMGFGKPIDEIPMLLQPGVLSLAWGSVVRQLAAGLGLSVGVVEEMYVREPAPEAFDIAAGHIPKGSAAALRFEVLGLVDGAPAVVLEHVTRLRADLCPDWPQPAQPGGSYRIEITGEPSYAMDICLSSRHGDHNHAGLVATAMRLVNAIPAVVAAEPGIRTTLELPLITGKGLYAAGE; this comes from the coding sequence ATGCCCATACCCGTCGTCCAGCTCGGCACCGGCAACGTCGGAATTCATTCGCTGCGGGCGCTCATCACCAACCCGGCCTACGAGCTCACCGGGGTGTGGGTGTCGTCGGAAGCGAAGGCGGGAAAGGACGCGGCCGAGCTCGCCGGATTCACCAAAACGACCGGCGTCAAGGCCAGCACCGACCTGGATGCGGTCCTGGCCAGCGGACCGCAGTGCGCCGTCTACAACGCGATGGCCGACAACCGCCTCTCCGAGGCGCTGGACGACTATCGGCGGGTGCTGGCGGCCGGGGTGAACATCGTCGGCAGTGGACCGGTTTTCCTGCAGTACCCGTGGCAGGTAATTCCCGACGAGCTCGTCAAGCCGCTGGAAGATGCCGCGCGGGAAGGTAATTCGAGCCTCTATGTCAGCGGCATCGACCCGGGTTTTGCCAACGACCTGCTGCCGCTGGCACTGGCCGGCACCTGCCAGAGCATCGAGCAGATCCGTTGCATGGAGATCGTCGACTACGCCACTTATGACAGTGCCGTCGTCATGTTCGACGTGATGGGATTCGGCAAGCCGATCGACGAGATTCCGATGCTGCTGCAGCCCGGTGTGCTGAGTTTGGCCTGGGGTTCGGTGGTGCGCCAACTGGCTGCCGGCCTTGGCCTTTCGGTAGGCGTCGTCGAGGAGATGTACGTCCGGGAACCGGCTCCGGAGGCCTTCGACATTGCCGCGGGTCACATTCCCAAGGGCAGTGCCGCCGCGCTGCGGTTCGAGGTGCTGGGCTTGGTCGACGGTGCGCCCGCCGTGGTGCTCGAACACGTCACCAGGCTGCGCGCAGACCTGTGCCCGGATTGGCCGCAGCCCGCACAGCCGGGCGGCTCGTATCGCATCGAGATCACCGGCGAACCGTCCTACGCCATGGACATCTGTCTGAGCAGCCGCCACGGCGACCACAACCATGCCGGACTCGTCGCCACGGCGATGCGGCTCGTCAACGCGATCCCGGCGGTGGTGGCCGCCGAGCCGGGGATCCGCACGACGCTCGAGCTGCCCTTGATCACCGGTAAGGGCCTCTACGCCGCCGGCGAGTAG
- a CDS encoding Nramp family divalent metal transporter, translating into MAQDTRASLKTSWYLLGPAFVAAIAYVDPGNVAANVSSGTQFGYLLLWVIVAANVMAGVVQYLSAKLGLVTGNSLPEAIGKRMGRPARLAYWAQAEIVAMATDVAEVIGGAVALRILFDVPLPVGGIITGVISLLLLTVQDRRGQRLFERVITGLLMIIAVGFTASFFVATPPSDAVLAGLIPRFRGTESVLLAAAILGATVMPHAVYLHSGLARDRHGHPEPGPFRRRLLRVTRWDVGLAMVLAGGVNAAMLLVAALNMRGRGDTASIEGAYAAVHATLGATIAALFAIGLLASGLASASVGAYAGATIMQGLLHWSVPMAVRRLVTLCPAVAILAIGFDPTRTLVLSQVVLSFGIPFAVLPLVRLTSDPEVMGSDTNHRATTVVGWVVAVMISLLNAVLICLTVVG; encoded by the coding sequence TTGGCGCAGGACACCCGGGCCTCGTTGAAGACCAGCTGGTATCTGCTCGGGCCGGCCTTCGTCGCGGCAATCGCCTACGTCGACCCCGGAAACGTCGCCGCCAACGTCAGCTCCGGCACCCAGTTCGGCTATCTACTTCTGTGGGTGATCGTCGCCGCCAACGTGATGGCCGGCGTGGTCCAATACCTGTCGGCGAAGCTGGGGCTGGTCACGGGAAACTCGCTGCCCGAGGCGATCGGCAAGCGGATGGGCCGTCCGGCCCGGCTCGCCTACTGGGCGCAGGCCGAGATCGTGGCAATGGCAACGGACGTGGCCGAGGTCATCGGCGGGGCTGTCGCGTTGCGCATCCTGTTCGACGTGCCGCTGCCCGTCGGCGGGATCATCACCGGGGTCATCTCGCTGCTGCTGTTGACGGTTCAGGACCGCCGCGGCCAGCGCCTGTTCGAACGGGTCATCACCGGTTTGCTGATGATCATCGCCGTCGGCTTCACCGCCAGTTTCTTCGTCGCGACACCACCGTCGGATGCCGTCCTGGCCGGGCTGATCCCGCGGTTCCGCGGAACCGAGAGCGTGCTCCTGGCCGCCGCCATCCTGGGCGCCACCGTCATGCCGCACGCGGTGTATCTGCATTCGGGTCTGGCCCGCGACCGCCACGGGCACCCCGAGCCGGGGCCGTTCCGGCGCCGGCTGCTGCGGGTCACCCGCTGGGACGTCGGCCTAGCGATGGTGCTCGCCGGCGGGGTGAACGCCGCCATGCTGCTGGTCGCCGCGCTCAACATGCGTGGTCGCGGCGATACGGCGTCGATCGAAGGCGCGTACGCCGCGGTGCACGCTACGCTGGGCGCGACGATCGCGGCGCTGTTTGCGATCGGATTGCTGGCGTCGGGTCTGGCGTCGGCTTCGGTGGGCGCCTACGCCGGGGCGACGATCATGCAGGGACTGCTGCACTGGTCTGTTCCGATGGCGGTACGCCGGTTGGTCACGCTGTGCCCTGCGGTGGCGATCCTGGCAATCGGTTTCGACCCCACCCGCACGCTGGTGCTCTCGCAGGTGGTGCTGTCGTTCGGCATACCGTTCGCGGTGCTGCCGCTGGTCCGGCTGACCAGCGACCCGGAGGTGATGGGCAGCGATACCAACCACCGCGCCACCACCGTCGTCGGCTGGGTCGTCGCAGTGATGATCAGCCTGCTCAACGCGGTGCTGATTTGCCTGACGGTGGTGGGGTAA
- a CDS encoding poly-gamma-glutamate hydrolase family protein: MAARCPDAADPRPAVLSDHDWLINQRGVATVEPSTGSQVHGVLWQVSDRDLATLDSAEGVPVRYRRYRRSVHTDTGPTPAWVYIDHRVTAGPPRPGYLPRIIGGAVHHGLPQRWIDFLHRWDPARWPRANPRATSEPAPQSLSALLREPGVREVSRLRSRFGFLAIHGGDLEKMTDVIAEHAAEAADASVYLVRHPDRYPHHLPSARFDPAESARLAEFLDHVDVAVSLHGYGRIGRETQLLAGGGNRALAAHLARHLQLPGYQVVTDLEAIPLELRGLHSGNPVNRIRGGGTQLELSARVRGLSPRSPLPGADGLSPVTAALVGGLVAAARSW, encoded by the coding sequence ATGGCGGCGCGCTGCCCCGACGCGGCTGATCCGCGGCCGGCGGTGCTGTCGGACCACGACTGGCTGATCAACCAGCGCGGGGTGGCCACCGTCGAGCCGTCCACCGGAAGCCAGGTACACGGGGTGCTCTGGCAGGTCTCCGACCGCGACCTGGCCACCCTGGACAGCGCCGAAGGCGTACCGGTCCGCTACCGGCGCTACCGGCGCAGCGTGCACACCGACACCGGACCGACGCCGGCCTGGGTGTACATCGACCACCGGGTCACTGCCGGCCCGCCCCGGCCCGGCTATCTGCCCCGCATCATCGGCGGCGCCGTCCACCATGGGCTACCGCAACGCTGGATCGACTTTCTGCACCGCTGGGACCCCGCGCGCTGGCCGCGGGCCAACCCGCGAGCCACGTCGGAGCCTGCGCCGCAATCACTTTCGGCGCTGTTGCGTGAGCCCGGAGTACGCGAGGTCAGCAGGCTGCGGTCGCGTTTCGGCTTTCTTGCGATCCACGGCGGCGACCTGGAAAAGATGACCGACGTGATCGCCGAACACGCCGCCGAGGCCGCCGACGCATCGGTGTACCTCGTTCGGCATCCCGACCGATATCCGCATCACCTACCCTCGGCCCGGTTCGACCCGGCGGAGTCCGCGCGGCTCGCGGAGTTCCTGGACCACGTCGACGTCGCGGTCTCGCTGCACGGCTACGGTCGCATCGGGCGGGAAACGCAGCTGCTGGCCGGGGGCGGAAACCGCGCGCTGGCCGCCCACCTTGCCCGGCACCTCCAGCTGCCCGGCTACCAGGTGGTCACCGATCTGGAGGCCATTCCGTTGGAGCTGCGCGGCCTGCATTCCGGCAATCCGGTCAACCGGATACGCGGCGGCGGAACCCAACTGGAGCTGTCGGCGCGCGTGCGGGGGCTCAGCCCGCGCAGTCCCCTGCCGGGAGCCGACGGCCTGTCCCCGGTCACCGCGGCGCTGGTGGGGGGACTGGTGGCCGCGGCGCGTTCCTGGTAA